The following are encoded in a window of Manihot esculenta cultivar AM560-2 chromosome 8, M.esculenta_v8, whole genome shotgun sequence genomic DNA:
- the LOC110620525 gene encoding growth-regulating factor 4, protein MNSGGGGGVGGVTGGLGTGVLAMRSPFTVSQWQELEHQALIFKYMMAGLPVPPDLVLPIQKSFESISHRFFHHPTVGYCSFYGKKVDPEPGRCRRTDGKKWRCSKDAYPDSKYCERHMHRGRNRSRKPVESQTMTQSSSTVTSLTVTGSSSGTGSFQNLPLRTFGNLQGTGSGTNQSHYNMDSVPFGIPSKDYRYGQGLKSEVGEHSFFSEASGSNRGLQIDSQLDSAWPLMQSRISSFPTSKSTDNSMLQNDYPQHSFFSGGFATGELVKQGGQSLRPFFDEWPKTRDSWSGFEDDRSNPTSFSTTRLSISTPMASSDLSTPSSRSPHDNIDGMSRTDGSVAECPGKL, encoded by the exons ATGAatagtggtggtggaggtggggtgGGGGGAGTCACTGGGGGGTTGGGGACTGGGGTGTTGGCAATGAGGTCTCCATTTACAGTGTCTCAGTGGCAAGAACTAGAGCACCAAGCTTTGATTTTTAAGTACATGATGGCTGGTTTGCCTGTGCCACCTGATCTTGTGCTACCCATTCAAAAGAGCTTTGAGTCCATTTCTCATAGATTTTTTCACCATCCCACCG TGGGATATTGCTCCTTTTATGGGAAGAAGGTTGACCCGGAGCCGGGACGATGCAGGAGGACTGATGGTAAGAAATGGAGGTGCTCCAAAGATGCATACCCAGACTCCAAGTATTGTGAGCGCCACATGCACCGTGGCCGCAACCGTTCAAGAAAGCCTGTGGAATCACAAACCATGACACAGTCATCGTCCACTGTGACATCACTGACTGTTACTGGAAGCAGCAGTGGGACTGGAAGCTTCCAGAATCTTCCGCTGCGTACCTTTGGTAATCTCCAGGGCACTGGTTCTGGAACTAACCAATCCCATTATAATATGGACTCCGTTCCCTTTGGGATCCCTAGCAAAGATTACAG GTATGGTCAAGGACTCAAGTCCGAGGTTGGTGAGCATAGTTTCTTCTCTGAAGCCTCAGGAAGCAACAGAGGCCTCCAGATTGACTCACAGCTAGACAGTGCTTGGCCTTTGATGCAATCCAGAATCTCATCATTTCCCACGTCGAAGTCCACTGATAATTCAATGTTGCAGAATGATTATCCCCAGCATTCATTTTTTAGTGGTGGATTTGCCACTGGGGAGCTTGTGAAGCAGGGTGGCCAGTCTCTTcggcccttcttcgatgagtgGCCTAAAACCAGGGATTCTTGGTCTGGCTTTGAAGATGACAGATCCAACCCAACTTCATTCTCTACAACCCGCCTTTCAATATCCACTCCCATGGCTTCATCCGACTTGTCCACGCCAAGTTCTCGTTCACCACACG ATAACATAGACGGCATGTCAAGGACTGATGGCTCTGTTGCAGAATGCCCTGGCAAATTGTAA